The following are encoded together in the Bacillus cereus group sp. RP43 genome:
- a CDS encoding MFS transporter yields MNHLLKRYNKPIRIRLFGELLVRTTEAMLAIIFIVHVNKALNGNVIVTMLLFGLQPLADIVFTLIAGGVTDKYGRKKIMLLGLLLQAFAVSGFVFAESVTFFALLYVINGIGRSLYIPAQRAQIADLTKEEQQAEIFAVLHTTGAIGSVIGPLIGAFFYTSHPEYLFILQGVALTLYAILVWTQLPETVPLRQSVNKTKEVYSPKQFISKHYAVFGLMVSTLPISFFYAQTESNYRIFAESVFPNFLFILVFISTCKAIMEVILQIFLVKWSERFSMPKIIVISYTCYTLAAIGYGYSTTIWSLFFTLLLLVIGQSIALNHLLRFVSQIAPSHRRGLYFSIYGIHWDISRTCGPFVGALLLSKLSGSTLFYICAFLLIIGGIIQAFFVQSLERTKAKELSL; encoded by the coding sequence ATGAATCATCTTTTAAAACGTTATAATAAGCCCATCCGCATTCGGTTGTTCGGTGAATTGTTAGTTCGAACGACTGAAGCGATGTTAGCTATCATTTTTATTGTTCACGTTAATAAAGCTTTAAATGGTAATGTCATAGTTACAATGCTTCTTTTCGGATTACAGCCACTCGCTGATATAGTATTTACATTAATCGCTGGGGGGGTAACAGATAAATACGGCCGAAAGAAAATCATGTTACTCGGATTACTTTTACAAGCTTTTGCCGTAAGCGGATTCGTTTTTGCTGAATCAGTCACTTTTTTCGCTTTATTGTATGTCATAAATGGTATTGGACGCTCTTTATATATTCCGGCACAGCGAGCTCAAATCGCTGACTTAACGAAGGAAGAACAACAGGCAGAAATATTTGCTGTTCTGCATACTACGGGAGCGATTGGCTCTGTAATCGGACCATTAATTGGTGCTTTTTTCTATACTAGTCACCCTGAATATTTATTTATTTTGCAAGGTGTAGCCCTTACGCTATATGCTATTCTCGTTTGGACGCAGCTTCCTGAAACGGTCCCACTCAGACAAAGCGTTAATAAAACTAAAGAAGTATATTCGCCAAAACAATTTATTTCAAAGCATTATGCTGTGTTTGGACTTATGGTTTCTACGCTACCTATTAGTTTTTTCTACGCTCAAACCGAATCGAATTATCGTATATTCGCCGAAAGTGTATTTCCAAATTTTTTATTCATACTCGTGTTTATCTCAACTTGCAAAGCAATCATGGAGGTTATTCTCCAAATTTTCCTTGTGAAATGGTCTGAACGATTTTCTATGCCTAAAATCATTGTTATTTCCTATACTTGCTATACGTTAGCTGCGATTGGCTACGGTTATTCCACAACAATATGGTCATTATTCTTCACATTGCTCCTTTTAGTAATTGGGCAAAGTATAGCTTTGAATCACTTACTACGATTCGTTTCACAAATCGCCCCAAGTCATAGACGCGGATTATATTTTTCTATATATGGTATACATTGGGATATTTCAAGAACTTGCGGGCCTTTTGTAGGTGCATTGTTATTAAGTAAATTAAGCGGTAGTACTCTATTTTATATTTGTGCCTTCTTATTAATAATTGGTGGTATCATTCAAGCATTTTTTGTTCAGTCGTTAGAGAGAACAAAAGCAAAAGAGCTGTCCCTATAG
- a CDS encoding ABC transporter substrate-binding protein → MKEEDFSSFRGRFMTILEQYMHLWLQYGKGRAEGEQLEITIQNISETLFCTERNSKLIIKKLEELNWIMWFPGRGRGNRSKLLFQKYPLSLILERGKEITKQGDVKSGSAFIERYSSYFPSLQTQFQTWIDSIFGYQVERTSKGRRDVLRLQVQMNLDIALDPVYATMRSECHMVKHIYDALVYVEGNTNSVEPRLAFYWEYDDQKYKWTFYLRKGVQFHNRKEFTAHDVVHTFKRFMKAKNNPHAWMLQHVESLHILDDYIVQIRLSTDNKLFLHALSTEQCSIVNEDQDGKLIGTGPFRLCEKNEDVFVLEANDLYFRERPFLDRIELWNVEHRVNTCDILAKARYKNIESHHKEVSRLESNVTYITLNTAKEGPMQNVMFRRALYKIIHGNKIVEELQGERGEVADGLVLTKNGTIQINRDIHTFIKCSSYRNETLRLYTFTGQDHIEDAHWIQKECAKYGIKIDIEFLEQEELLQMSTIQKADIMHDSATISERIEESLLYMFLTKNSFIHQHSNINFNEVLQPYFTENQLEKRVTLLRDIEGTLLREIHIIPLYRNKQRVSSHEKIQNVMINSQGWIDYYDIWFKA, encoded by the coding sequence ATGAAAGAGGAAGATTTTTCATCTTTTAGGGGGCGTTTTATGACTATTTTGGAGCAATATATGCACCTGTGGCTCCAGTATGGAAAAGGGAGAGCAGAGGGAGAACAATTAGAAATAACTATACAAAATATATCTGAAACTTTATTTTGTACAGAGCGAAATAGTAAATTAATCATAAAAAAATTAGAAGAATTAAATTGGATTATGTGGTTTCCAGGCCGAGGGAGAGGGAATCGTTCAAAATTGTTATTTCAAAAATATCCACTTTCTTTAATTTTAGAAAGAGGAAAAGAAATAACGAAACAAGGGGATGTAAAAAGCGGAAGTGCATTTATTGAAAGGTATAGCTCATATTTTCCATCGCTTCAAACTCAATTTCAAACTTGGATAGATTCGATATTCGGTTATCAAGTCGAAAGGACATCTAAAGGGAGAAGAGATGTGCTACGTTTGCAAGTACAAATGAATCTAGATATTGCATTAGACCCTGTATACGCTACGATGCGTTCGGAATGTCATATGGTAAAACATATATATGACGCATTAGTGTATGTAGAAGGAAATACAAATAGTGTAGAGCCAAGACTTGCGTTTTATTGGGAATATGATGACCAAAAATATAAATGGACTTTTTATTTACGAAAAGGTGTTCAGTTTCATAACAGGAAAGAATTTACCGCTCATGACGTTGTGCATACATTTAAACGATTTATGAAAGCAAAAAATAACCCGCATGCTTGGATGTTACAGCACGTTGAAAGTTTACATATTCTTGATGACTATATTGTGCAGATTCGTTTATCTACAGATAATAAGTTGTTTTTACATGCTTTAAGTACAGAACAGTGTTCGATTGTAAATGAAGATCAAGACGGGAAGTTAATCGGTACTGGACCGTTTCGGTTATGTGAAAAGAATGAGGATGTATTCGTATTAGAAGCAAATGATTTATATTTTCGCGAGCGACCTTTTCTCGACCGAATTGAATTATGGAATGTAGAGCACAGAGTTAATACGTGCGATATATTAGCGAAAGCACGTTATAAAAATATAGAAAGCCATCATAAAGAAGTATCTAGACTTGAGTCGAATGTAACTTACATTACGTTAAATACTGCAAAAGAAGGACCTATGCAAAATGTGATGTTTCGTAGAGCTTTATATAAAATTATTCATGGTAATAAAATTGTTGAAGAATTACAGGGAGAGCGCGGAGAAGTAGCGGATGGATTAGTACTCACAAAGAACGGTACAATTCAAATTAACAGGGATATACATACATTTATTAAATGCAGCTCTTACCGTAATGAAACACTGCGATTATATACATTTACAGGGCAAGATCACATTGAAGATGCGCATTGGATACAAAAAGAATGTGCAAAATACGGAATTAAAATTGATATTGAGTTTCTTGAACAAGAAGAGTTATTGCAAATGAGTACGATACAAAAGGCTGATATAATGCACGATAGTGCGACAATTAGCGAACGGATAGAAGAGAGTTTACTATATATGTTTCTTACAAAAAACAGCTTTATTCATCAGCATAGCAATATAAACTTTAACGAAGTATTGCAGCCTTATTTTACAGAAAATCAATTAGAGAAACGGGTGACACTGTTACGCGATATTGAGGGCACACTGTTACGTGAAATACATATCATTCCTTTATATCGTAATAAACAGCGAGTAAGTTCACACGAAAAAATACAAAATGTAATGATTAATTCACAAGGCTGGATTGATTATTACGATATATGGTTTAAAGCTTGA
- a CDS encoding YhbD family protein yields the protein MSTDLISKKDLLELTGISYGQLYRWKRKNLIPEDWFVRKSTFTGQETFFPKEKILERIDKIQTMKEDLSLDELANMFSPSVTEILLTKDDLLRKGIASEPVLQFFIEQTNKTAEFQFADILYVYMLEELLQSGDVSLEEGKMVLQVLSENYEAIKHKNCDVIIVRKLGISTCFLVSNVDDLIFEKGTKIVLREAITKYTEALKTKLL from the coding sequence TTGAGTACAGATTTAATTTCAAAAAAAGATTTATTAGAACTAACTGGTATTTCATACGGACAGTTATATAGGTGGAAGAGAAAAAATTTAATACCGGAAGATTGGTTTGTACGGAAGTCAACGTTCACAGGTCAGGAAACATTTTTTCCGAAAGAAAAGATATTAGAACGTATTGATAAAATCCAAACGATGAAAGAGGATTTATCACTTGATGAATTAGCAAATATGTTTTCACCGAGCGTGACAGAAATTCTTTTAACAAAGGATGATTTGTTACGTAAGGGTATTGCATCAGAACCAGTCTTACAATTTTTTATAGAACAAACGAATAAAACGGCAGAGTTTCAATTTGCAGATATTCTTTACGTGTATATGTTAGAAGAACTTCTTCAATCAGGAGACGTTAGTTTAGAAGAGGGGAAAATGGTCTTACAAGTATTAAGTGAAAATTACGAAGCGATTAAGCATAAAAATTGTGACGTAATTATCGTTCGAAAGTTAGGGATTTCTACATGTTTCTTAGTTTCAAACGTGGACGATTTAATTTTTGAAAAGGGAACAAAAATTGTTTTACGGGAAGCAATTACGAAATATACCGAAGCATTAAAAACTAAACTGTTGTAG
- a CDS encoding polymer-forming cytoskeletal protein — protein sequence MRTENLIINGYGSSNGGEFHKVQLNGKGTVNGNVECEQFECNGYGAVTGDLKSSNARISGSGKVDGTVSAEMMRIDGKATITQDVKANSLKIAGKGTIGGNVTGEEFKINGQATIDGNCEVDVFSSEGQFTVGGLLSADEININIHGTCRAKEIGGQTIKVRHRLSTFSKLFKTVFGLQLEAELLEGDNIDIDYAHIKTVRGNNVTVGPNCEIDLIEYTGVLNVDKNASVKEIKQV from the coding sequence ATGCGTACAGAAAATTTAATTATAAACGGTTACGGTTCATCGAATGGTGGTGAGTTTCACAAAGTACAGCTAAACGGAAAAGGAACTGTTAATGGAAATGTTGAATGTGAGCAATTTGAATGTAATGGTTACGGTGCAGTTACTGGTGATTTGAAAAGTAGTAATGCAAGAATTAGCGGATCGGGTAAAGTTGATGGTACAGTTAGCGCAGAAATGATGCGCATCGATGGGAAAGCGACAATTACACAAGATGTAAAGGCGAACAGTTTAAAAATTGCAGGAAAAGGTACGATAGGTGGAAATGTCACCGGTGAAGAATTTAAAATCAATGGTCAAGCGACGATTGATGGTAATTGCGAGGTTGATGTTTTTTCTTCTGAAGGACAATTTACAGTTGGTGGATTATTAAGCGCAGATGAAATTAATATTAATATTCACGGCACATGTAGAGCGAAAGAAATTGGCGGTCAAACAATTAAAGTAAGACATAGATTGAGTACTTTTAGTAAACTTTTTAAAACAGTATTTGGCCTGCAGTTAGAGGCTGAATTGTTAGAAGGTGACAATATCGATATTGATTATGCTCACATTAAAACGGTAAGAGGAAACAACGTTACAGTAGGACCGAACTGTGAGATTGATCTTATTGAATATACAGGTGTACTTAATGTTGATAAAAACGCAAGTGTGAAAGAAATTAAGCAGGTTTAA
- a CDS encoding polymer-forming cytoskeletal protein gives MENQHSLTVNGSGSSAGGDYNKVKIRGEGTISNHMSCNDFKTYGTSEVRGNMKAKNYVVYGDSEVQGNMEAEYVKVYGNAQVQGDGQINKTKVRGMIEFKGKLSGDFVDVKGALNVKGDIEVEELLLTGGLESDGLLNAENIEISLRYEGSKVREIGGKKIRVRKKARFIPFTSHAGSLQTSIIEGDDIYLEHTIADVVRGNHVIIGPGCEISVVEYHTSFNQKGNSVVKENKQI, from the coding sequence ATGGAAAATCAACATAGTCTTACTGTAAATGGATCAGGTAGCTCGGCAGGTGGAGATTATAATAAAGTGAAGATTCGCGGCGAAGGAACAATCTCTAATCATATGAGTTGTAATGATTTTAAAACGTATGGTACGAGTGAAGTACGTGGCAATATGAAGGCGAAAAATTATGTCGTGTATGGAGATAGTGAAGTACAGGGGAATATGGAGGCGGAATATGTAAAAGTATATGGCAATGCCCAAGTACAAGGCGACGGACAAATTAATAAAACAAAAGTTAGAGGTATGATAGAATTTAAAGGGAAGCTATCCGGCGATTTCGTAGATGTGAAAGGCGCTTTAAATGTGAAGGGAGATATAGAAGTAGAGGAATTATTACTAACTGGTGGTCTTGAAAGTGATGGTTTGCTTAATGCTGAAAATATTGAAATCTCACTTCGTTATGAAGGAAGTAAAGTGAGAGAAATCGGTGGGAAAAAGATTAGAGTACGTAAAAAAGCGAGATTTATTCCTTTTACAAGTCATGCAGGAAGCCTTCAAACATCAATTATTGAGGGGGATGATATTTATTTAGAACATACAATAGCAGATGTAGTAAGAGGAAATCATGTTATAATTGGCCCTGGCTGTGAAATTAGTGTTGTAGAATATCATACTAGTTTTAACCAAAAAGGGAATTCAGTCGTAAAAGAAAACAAACAAATATAA
- a CDS encoding MDR family MFS transporter produces MVEKNNKLGFVVAGLLLGILMASMDNTIVVTAMGTIVGDLGGLENFVWVVSAYMVAEMAGMPIFGKLSDMYGRKRFFIFGLIVFMIGSALCGTAENITQLGIYRAIQGIGGGALVPIAFTIVFDIFPPEKRGKMGGLFGAVFGLSSIFGPLLGAYITDYISWHWVFYINLPLGILALIFITFFYKESRVHRKQKIDWFGAITLVGAVVSLMFALELGGQKYDWDSSFILSLFGGFTILIIAFIFIERKVEEPIISFEMFKQRLFGMSTIIALCYGAAFMSATVYIPLFIQGVYGGTATNSGLLLLPMMLGSVVTAQLGGFLTTKLSYRNIMIISAVIMLIGLFLLSTLTPETSRILLTVYMIIIGFGVGFSFSVLSMAAIHNFGMEQRGSATSTSNFIRSLGMTLGITIFGMIQRTGFQDQLEEAFKGMSGGMNTNALGDSRAILSESARSQIPPQILDKIIDALSSSIVQTFMWALVPASLAFVFIFFMGNERMVYKKEQNKVKSETSKA; encoded by the coding sequence ATGGTTGAGAAGAATAATAAACTCGGCTTCGTTGTTGCCGGTTTATTGCTAGGTATCTTAATGGCATCAATGGATAATACCATTGTCGTAACAGCGATGGGAACAATCGTTGGTGATTTAGGAGGCCTTGAAAATTTTGTATGGGTCGTTTCTGCCTATATGGTCGCAGAAATGGCAGGTATGCCGATTTTCGGTAAACTATCAGATATGTATGGTAGAAAGAGATTCTTTATTTTCGGTTTAATCGTCTTTATGATTGGTTCGGCACTTTGTGGTACTGCTGAAAATATTACACAGTTAGGCATTTATCGTGCTATTCAAGGTATTGGCGGCGGGGCATTAGTGCCGATCGCGTTTACGATCGTGTTTGATATTTTCCCTCCTGAAAAGCGCGGGAAAATGGGTGGTTTATTTGGAGCAGTATTTGGTTTATCAAGTATTTTCGGGCCATTACTTGGCGCATATATTACAGATTATATTAGCTGGCACTGGGTATTTTATATTAACTTACCGCTTGGCATTTTAGCACTTATTTTTATTACATTCTTTTATAAAGAATCACGAGTTCATAGAAAGCAAAAAATTGATTGGTTTGGCGCAATTACTTTAGTTGGTGCAGTAGTTTCTTTAATGTTTGCCTTAGAGCTTGGCGGACAAAAGTATGATTGGGATTCTAGCTTTATTTTAAGTTTATTTGGTGGATTCACTATTTTAATAATCGCCTTTATTTTTATTGAACGAAAAGTAGAAGAGCCAATCATTTCATTCGAGATGTTTAAACAACGTTTATTCGGAATGAGTACCATTATTGCATTATGTTACGGGGCTGCATTTATGTCAGCGACTGTGTATATTCCGTTATTTATTCAAGGTGTATATGGGGGTACCGCAACAAACTCAGGGTTATTACTTTTACCGATGATGTTAGGATCAGTCGTAACAGCGCAGTTAGGCGGATTTTTAACGACGAAGCTTAGCTACCGAAACATTATGATTATTTCTGCTGTTATTATGCTAATTGGACTATTCTTATTAAGCACATTAACGCCAGAAACAAGTCGAATATTATTAACGGTTTATATGATTATCATTGGATTTGGAGTAGGTTTCTCATTCTCTGTACTAAGTATGGCAGCTATTCACAACTTTGGTATGGAACAGCGTGGATCTGCAACTTCAACGAGTAATTTCATTCGTTCATTAGGAATGACACTAGGTATTACAATCTTCGGAATGATTCAAAGAACAGGTTTCCAAGATCAATTAGAAGAAGCTTTTAAAGGTATGAGCGGAGGAATGAATACAAACGCTTTAGGAGATTCAAGAGCTATTTTATCAGAATCGGCTAGATCTCAAATTCCGCCGCAAATATTAGATAAAATTATTGACGCTCTTTCTAGTTCAATCGTTCAGACATTTATGTGGGCGTTAGTCCCAGCAAGTTTAGCGTTCGTATTCATTTTCTTTATGGGAAATGAGCGCATGGTATATAAGAAAGAACAAAATAAGGTGAAAAGTGAAACATCAAAAGCGTAA
- a CDS encoding BC_2878 family exosporium-associated protein produces the protein MDCEPKRNCQCCQNSICEFLKSLDPYSRIESITIDGNEIVVSYFISFNEIKGIVAFAQEDSEVIFVDCSRIDAIRIGKVCSCKAKVKFIEEDFSLLGNVCPQCLTEGSTLFFDFYNSELNLSLQAKTIDAPRCIEFTDELGNVVKQITIVGEAIVSKDFVQVPELLDFRLILSDTAANPLNFGVLFINFPDITFIILFASSGYLNISNCLKIESGTGNAEIEEMKKMIINDNNTYKSIIKLTKIYKNGETESYISKNEI, from the coding sequence GTGGATTGCGAGCCGAAACGAAATTGTCAATGTTGTCAAAATAGTATATGTGAATTTTTGAAAAGCTTAGATCCTTATTCTAGGATTGAGAGTATCACAATAGACGGAAACGAAATAGTTGTATCCTATTTCATTTCATTTAATGAGATAAAAGGTATAGTTGCATTTGCACAAGAAGACAGTGAGGTAATATTTGTAGATTGTTCAAGAATTGATGCGATTCGAATAGGAAAAGTGTGTAGTTGTAAAGCGAAAGTTAAATTTATTGAAGAGGATTTTAGTCTCCTTGGAAATGTTTGTCCACAGTGTTTAACGGAGGGAAGTACACTCTTTTTCGACTTTTATAATTCTGAATTGAATTTATCTCTACAAGCAAAAACAATTGATGCGCCTAGATGTATTGAATTTACTGATGAACTTGGGAATGTAGTAAAGCAAATTACAATAGTAGGTGAAGCGATTGTTTCTAAAGATTTTGTTCAAGTGCCAGAACTGTTAGATTTTCGATTGATATTATCGGATACAGCTGCAAATCCTTTGAACTTCGGAGTACTGTTCATTAATTTCCCTGATATTACGTTTATCATTCTTTTCGCATCAAGTGGATATCTCAACATTTCAAACTGTTTAAAAATAGAGAGTGGAACTGGCAATGCGGAAATAGAAGAGATGAAAAAAATGATAATTAATGATAATAATACGTACAAGTCAATTATTAAATTGACTAAAATATATAAAAATGGTGAGACAGAATCTTATATTTCTAAGAATGAGATATAA
- the ycaC gene encoding isochorismate family cysteine hydrolase YcaC produces the protein MSDLYSRLSKSDAAVLLVDHQTGLISSLVRDYGVDEFKNNVLALANTAKFFDLPVILTTSFEDGPNGPLMQELIELFPNAPKIARPGQINAWDNEEFVKAIEATGNKQLIIAGVVTDVCVAFPALSAVNAGYEVFVVTDASGTVSKQVADAALLRMAHGGVQLMNWFSVAAELQRDWRNDVEGFGALLAKHLPSYQNIIGSYMGAQRELSK, from the coding sequence ATGTCTGATTTGTATTCTCGTCTTTCAAAAAGTGATGCCGCCGTTCTTCTAGTGGATCATCAAACAGGTCTTATTTCCAGTCTAGTGCGCGACTATGGTGTTGATGAATTCAAGAACAATGTTTTAGCTCTTGCTAATACCGCTAAGTTTTTTGATTTACCAGTCATTTTAACAACAAGCTTTGAAGACGGCCCTAATGGCCCACTCATGCAGGAATTAATCGAACTATTTCCGAATGCACCTAAAATAGCTCGTCCTGGACAAATTAACGCATGGGACAATGAAGAATTCGTTAAAGCCATTGAGGCAACAGGTAATAAACAACTAATTATCGCAGGGGTAGTCACTGATGTTTGTGTTGCGTTCCCAGCACTATCCGCTGTAAACGCAGGATATGAGGTTTTTGTTGTAACCGATGCATCAGGAACTGTTAGTAAACAAGTAGCAGATGCTGCTCTTTTGCGTATGGCTCATGGAGGGGTCCAACTAATGAATTGGTTTAGCGTTGCAGCAGAATTACAGCGTGACTGGCGAAATGATGTTGAAGGTTTCGGAGCTTTACTTGCTAAACATCTTCCAAGTTATCAAAATATCATTGGTAGCTATATGGGAGCCCAAAGAGAGCTTAGCAAGTAA
- a CDS encoding GNAT family N-acetyltransferase, protein MIYEAKIHTRKKLVSMFEDFNNVVLLSYLQGHMGNAWVNDLENPTVAQITVGIFTFYAGDPNAKETEELLRNIPERILVIVNSDQWKKRLEIFHEIKIDKFLRYKFKRNSELFNHTKLQSFISALPKGYELRKIDEHIANNPSLHKVSEDFISQFRSIDDYVNRGIGYCILYNGEVLCGASSYSIYDGGIEIEVATDPSHRRKGLATVVSAALILECLENGKYPNWDAANSTSAKLAEKLGYVFDKAYDTYFVNNR, encoded by the coding sequence ATGATATATGAGGCAAAAATACATACAAGAAAAAAATTAGTTTCTATGTTCGAGGATTTTAATAATGTTGTTCTACTTTCTTATTTACAAGGACATATGGGCAACGCCTGGGTGAACGATCTTGAAAACCCGACAGTAGCGCAAATTACGGTAGGGATTTTCACATTTTACGCTGGGGATCCAAATGCAAAAGAGACAGAAGAGTTATTACGTAACATCCCTGAAAGAATTTTAGTAATCGTAAATAGTGATCAATGGAAAAAGCGTTTAGAAATATTCCACGAAATAAAAATAGATAAGTTTTTACGGTATAAATTCAAACGGAATTCAGAATTGTTTAATCATACAAAATTACAATCTTTTATATCGGCACTTCCAAAAGGATATGAATTAAGAAAGATAGATGAGCATATTGCGAATAACCCATCATTACACAAGGTTTCTGAAGATTTTATAAGCCAATTCCGTTCAATAGATGATTATGTAAATCGAGGTATAGGTTATTGTATTTTGTATAATGGAGAAGTCTTATGTGGTGCATCATCATATAGCATTTATGATGGTGGTATTGAAATTGAAGTTGCTACTGACCCGAGTCATAGAAGAAAGGGATTGGCAACTGTAGTTAGTGCAGCATTAATATTGGAGTGTTTAGAAAATGGGAAATATCCAAACTGGGATGCAGCGAATAGCACTTCTGCTAAACTAGCTGAAAAGTTAGGATATGTTTTTGATAAAGCGTATGATACTTATTTTGTGAATAATAGGTAA
- a CDS encoding CsxC family protein, translating into MSEQCPINVPCQVEGQTQTPLSDAAATPILTPGAPIVKIPVVLAERTIQIVVESDISLDPPAVEIKRILKNVFLTQCKLVPVAFTPVPGTNYRRVTRAKLFVQGYIRKNIEYANDECNGVLYDRIANVPFSGFADLTAADFLSQAIVASSSDTTSHFINPKNGDLPRLDKYFFENTVFYNEQPYCELVSAQFFELDFSPCPTELNEPFGTLREKIVLDLTLKVLQVQQVQV; encoded by the coding sequence ATGAGCGAACAATGCCCGATTAATGTACCATGTCAGGTAGAAGGACAAACTCAAACACCATTAAGTGATGCAGCTGCAACACCAATTCTTACTCCAGGAGCACCGATTGTAAAAATACCAGTTGTATTAGCAGAAAGAACAATTCAAATTGTTGTAGAATCTGATATTTCATTAGATCCTCCAGCAGTTGAAATTAAACGTATCTTAAAAAACGTGTTTTTAACACAATGTAAATTAGTTCCTGTAGCATTTACTCCAGTACCAGGTACAAATTACCGCCGAGTTACAAGAGCAAAATTATTTGTACAAGGATATATTCGTAAAAATATTGAATATGCAAATGATGAGTGTAATGGAGTGCTATATGATCGTATTGCAAATGTTCCATTTTCTGGTTTTGCAGATTTAACAGCAGCAGATTTTCTATCACAAGCTATAGTAGCTTCTTCTTCAGATACTACATCTCACTTTATTAATCCTAAAAATGGTGATTTACCACGTTTAGACAAATACTTCTTCGAAAATACAGTGTTTTATAATGAACAACCATATTGTGAATTAGTAAGCGCTCAATTTTTTGAATTAGACTTTTCACCTTGTCCAACAGAATTAAACGAGCCATTTGGAACTCTTCGTGAAAAAATTGTACTAGACCTTACTTTAAAAGTTTTACAAGTACAACAAGTACAAGTATAA